Below is a genomic region from Vitis riparia cultivar Riparia Gloire de Montpellier isolate 1030 chromosome 16, EGFV_Vit.rip_1.0, whole genome shotgun sequence.
GTCTTAAAGCGTCTAAACAACTGTTAAGCAATTAAGCAAAGGATCAGAATATATGGTTCACCACTTCTTTCACCTAAATGCAATTCTCTAATCACCTTGGTTAggaaaataaatacataaattaatattaaaaatacagaattcgttttatatatatatatatatacttttttcaGTGATCTGAATACTCATTGAAGTCTTTCTAATTTTAACCAAAAGTTAGAGCGATAGACAATGTTTAGTTACCATAAAATTTAAGGGAGAAtgcaaagggaaaaaaatcaagatgaaaaagaaaaaaatgatggaaaataaaaaataaatttaaaattaataaattatttttgtatactacttcaaactcatgtaacttattatttttttatataaagattaaataattaaaaaaggtataaatttctaaataattttaattatattttttatttttttattatttgtattttcaatagtaaaactaaatacaagaaaatcatttttcttatcatttttttttgttcttatagtcctaacatttttttttgttcttataatcctaacatttttttttccttgatactTTCCTAAAACTAAATATAGCAGTATTGTTTTGTCATTGATCTAGATAACAATCTTTCAATATCATAAGAAGCTGGAATGTAAGAAGAGATAACCATATATCATGACTAAACATATGCATTGTGCCTAAATCTTCAAAATTAGCACAACCATATATGGCCACATAAAGGCCCCTAGCTCTCTAGCTCAACGGTAGTGTGACCTCTAACAAGGAACCGAGGTCCTAAGTTTGAGCCTAGTTGATATTTATGGTGTTAAGTAGAGGATGGGGCATATCACCCCGGATTTGCCTCACCAGCAAATCCATTCTATATAATTGTTGCTTCTTTTTTTAGAATGTACCAGAAATTTATTTGGCAATTGTTGGTTACCAAATCAATGCTGAAAATGAAGTTTCTAACTTTAATATGTAACTGATAGGATACCTTATTCTCTTTGAAGATTTAGTGGCAAGCAGTGAAGATAGAAGATTCCAACCTGCACCCCAATTCCTATCTAGTATCTGCACAAAAGGAGGGATGTCACTAGATCTTCACTCAAGGCGGGAGCACCAAAACTGCTATGATTTGTATTTTTGGAACAGATACTAACCTGCAGGCCAGCATTTCCGGATGAGGAATTCCTATTGAGGATTTGCAACAAAAACTCCCGCAAGCACGAAGGATCATTTCCCTAGACTCACAAGTAAACAGGAGATTAGTATTGTAAACAAAGGGAAATTTCCTTAAAACTGAAATTTTGTAACATATGACCATCAATCCATCAAACAAGCCTTTTCTCATCAATATAGACATAACAAATTTTGCCATGGAAATCTAGGCAGAATTTAACATCTGCTGGGACTGATATATTGAGGTTTTCAAAGTGCTTGGAAGCTGTACAACTGGTCAAATGAGTGACAATGACTTTATGGTGAGTTTAACATATGACATAAAATACATATAACAAAGATGGAAGGATCCGTTGGTTCCAGCAGCATCATTTGTCAGGGGAATGATTAGAAGGCTTGGCATATAATACCTTGGTGAGGAATGATTTGAACTTTGCAAAGATTGTAGGATCCATCAGTTCCCGCAACACCATTTTTGCCATCATGAAGCCAACACATCTTGCAACAATAAAGAAACAGAATGAGGTCCGGAAATAGCCATCTAATATCATAAAACACATTTAGATCTCATCTCAGTTTGTTTTTACACACCATACCTCATGTCAAATGCTATCATCATTTGTCGTCTCTCCATGTTGCTGTCCAGGGTGCTACTATTCTGACTGCTCTCATGAAAATCAGCAGCATTTCCAAGTATCCCTACCTGATATGGTGAATTTTAGATATGTACAGTCCAACCAATCCAAACCCTCGGACATATGCCGAGACAGGCTTACAGCACACAACTCCTGGGCATTGTAAAAAGTTGTAATCCTAGTTCTAGTATTTTCTTGATGCCATCTACTGgaaattttgttagtttgtatAAATCTTTCACAGGAGGGATGTTGGAATAAATTTGCGGCATCATGTTTCCACTTGAAGCATGATTCAATTAAACTATGGGATCACCTTCATCAGAGCTATAAGACAATAAGTCCTAAATATGACACTGCTCAGAGAACTTTGCGGCCATGTTGAGTACCAATGCTTCCTAACACTATTAAACCCCATACATAAAGAACATGCTAATATGCTAAAGGTAGAAAATAGGTATATCAATTTTGGATATGATAAAGAACAAAAACCGTACTTACTTTAATATGTCTATCCACTGGACTAATATGCACGTTCTCTAGCCTTAGCTCTGTATGGGCAAGTCCATGGCTGTGCAAGTAATTAACCTGAGGTGGATAAACAACAGAGGCATTATTGCTCCGTCAATTTCTGCATAGCAAATACCAAGCAGTTATGGTCTTGTAAAGTTAAAAAACATACTCCAATCAATAGATCCCTCATCAAAATTCGTATAAGACGCAGTTGTCGAGACACAGCAGGTCCTCCAACTGTGTCATCTCCCACTCTCCTAACAGACTCCTCATCCAGTGCAAGAGTGGCTTCTAAGGTTGGAAGCCAATCCGAAAGTTGAAGCCAATGCCTTAAAGAAAAACTACCATGATACTGCAGAAggaataaaatgtaaaaatgttAAACTATTTCTCACAGATGTACCCAGTGATATCCTGAAAAATAAGAAGGCTTAAGAAGAGACAAAAATAACACGGACTAGCAGAAATCCCTGTCTATGAATGCACAGAGATAGGACTGCcctgttatttaaaaaatccctGGTTTAATGAATCTTGTCGACCGACCAAGTTATGAAATGTATTAAACAAGGCAGATCCACAAATTCTTTGTAGAACAACAAAATGATATGTTTGATCATCCAATCACACCATGTTTCAACCCAGAAAGATTCTGGTCATGCCAAACcccttgattgcccaccatctTTGCACTGTGACTACATGAGTGGAAGCATAAGAATTAGTCTTACTAAGAGAGGGACCTACCCCGTGAACCAGGGTAAATGAGCCACCATCCCCAATCATTGGTGAAGGGACATAGCCATGAACTTGCATGGAGTATGAATGGTACATAAGTCTACGACGAACTAGCCTCTTTAATACCTGTAGCACATTTCAATAGAGAACTATGAGTGAAAGAAATCTACAAAAAATAACCGGATCAGCATAAATCTTTAACATGAAATGAACTATTTACAAACCTCTATGGCACGTTTCCCTCTACGCTTAGCTTGAGCACTTATGAGTTGCCTAAGCACAACCCTTGTGTCATTCAGAGGGCTGCAAGTCCATGATTCCAAACATTAAGCTTTAATCTCTTCAGCAACATTTTATAAGTGTTTTTGGATGTCACTTAGAATTTGAAGGTTCCCTCATATTTTACATAaagtttgaaattcaaattccataaGCCGTAATGGACCAACAAAAGATCATGGGAATAATCCACCAAGCTAATGGTGTTACATAGTTTCATGAAATAAGCAGGGGCTATTTGGTAGTGGGAAAgagaattgttttctatttcagaAAAAAAGGATACAAATGACACAGGACGTGCCTAGggacatgtttttaaaaacatttcctaaaaatgGATCATTTTAGAAGAAgtcaaaatgatatttttcatatttgcaAGTACTTTTTAACAGTTAAAagcaatgaaaagaaaaaaaaaaaaaatcaaacatgttcccttttttcatttccaaaaatgagaacatttttcaaaaattcattttcatttccacCATCAAATGGACCCACAATGTCTTAACATGTTATAATCATTTATGAAATACCTATTATTGTTTATAAGCTCGATTATAGATTATCGATTTCTACCTTAGaatgctatgaaaaacaaaatggaaCAACAAAATATCCATGCCACATTCAAATGTGCCCTATCtaaattaaacaataatttGAACTAACCTTTGTGAATCTTTCACTGTGGCTTCAAAAACTACCTCATCTGCCTACAATAATGTTCAAACAAATtagatcattaaaaaaattaaaatgatccCTAGAACTAACCATATCTACACACTTTAAAGTTTTACATACCCGTCCTCCAAGGCCAACACTAACGCGATCACTGATTTTAAAATCAGAGATCTTGAATTTAATAACATGCTCCAATTCTTCCTCTACCAAGACTGAACTAACACTTTGAACATTCTCTTCTGATTCCATTGGCAATGTGGATTTTCTTGACAACGAACACCTTACTCTCCAGCATTTCTGCTGTAATGAACTGTGCTTCCTTTGGTTCAAGGAAGTACCTGAAGATCTGAGCAGTCTTGTTGATGAATTTTTACTATAATACCCTACTCCAACGctttccaaactcaatttcaATCCAGTCCCACATAAAGCCATTGATTTGAGCtctaaacattaaaaaaacaacaatctAGTCGAGTTTCATCTGCCTCTTCAGTTACCTCTGTTTATTTTCCATGgaacaaaaaggaaattataaaaataagataagataatCTAAATCTAGCATTTTTTGCTATTTCAGTCTCCAATTGTACACATATTCAAAGCATAGTCCACCATTTGATCACTGAAACAGTGgctgaaagaaagaaaaagaacaagaaacaaaacaaccaaatcaTATGTTT
It encodes:
- the LOC117933038 gene encoding probable plastid-lipid-associated protein 14, chloroplastic, with protein sequence MALCGTGLKLSLESVGVGYYSKNSSTRLLRSSGTSLNQRKHSSLQQKCWRVRCSLSRKSTLPMESEENVQSVSSVLVEEELEHVIKFKISDFKISDRVSVGLGGRADEVVFEATVKDSQSPLNDTRVVLRQLISAQAKRRGKRAIEVLKRLVRRRLMYHSYSMQVHGYVPSPMIGDGGSFTLVHGYHGSFSLRHWLQLSDWLPTLEATLALDEESVRRVGDDTVGGPAVSRQLRLIRILMRDLLIGVNYLHSHGLAHTELRLENVHISPVDRHIKVGILGNAADFHESSQNSSTLDSNMERRQMMIAFDMRCVGFMMAKMVLRELMDPTIFAKFKSFLTKGNDPSCLREFLLQILNRNSSSGNAGLQILDRNWGAGWNLLSSLLATKSSKRISCLDALRHPFLCGPRWRVSPSMDIIRWGLGSTAVRISEEYIYRLPQRTRLAHFIELMEMLNPYSKPRNWLELLPGKWRLLYSTGRHIGLTLRQPSARVLIGDVHLTVSRTSTLNTNLSFTSDIGFTVMVNQNWPHDKSGTTGKLQVNAMFRLTAGRRLYLKEDKTTGKFPSPSSTSQNYVIRKFSGRKWRKVIPFKEFPSTLPVAKFTPHDVELTMGLDDPLSTNVDIAKTVVREVRTQVPPEIFDLSKIVCGTYLDPRLLVLRGVSGSALLFTRSCE